GCACCGTTCATAACGAACGAGGCAACTTTCGTCGATGCCTGTCCAAAAAGCCGACAATTACACATTGTAACGGGAGTGGGCCTAACGTGGCACAACCCGAACTCTTTGCTCTTGGTCGACGGACCAGAGCTCACCATCGAGCCACCCACTCCCCGTCACTCGGCATCTACCAACAGTAACCGTCGCTTTCGACTCGACAATGACCAGACCCAGCAGCTCATCGCTGCCTACCAGGCCGGCTCGACCGTGTACCAACTCGCCGCCCAGTTCGACATCGAACGCCGCACCGTCAGCGCCATCCTCCATCGCCACAACGTGCCCATGCGACGCCGCGGCTTGACCGACAACCAGATCGATGACGCCGAGCGCCTCTACCAGCAAGGCTGGTCACTCGCCCGCATCGGCAACCGCATGGACGTCACCGCCGACACCGTCCGGGCGCGGCTGCTCGAACGCGGCGTCGCCATGCGCGACACCCAGGGACGTCCCCGCACCGACGCGTCCTCCGAGGCCGGTGAGCTTCGATGACCAGGTCTACCGTCGAGCCGTCGACCCGACCAGGTCCGGACACCGGTCCCGTCGTGCAGGCCGTCACCGTGATCATGGGCACCGTCGTCGCCCTCACCTTCCTCTTCGGCTTCGGCGACGTCCTCAACCTTGCCCTCCGGCTTGGCGTCCCCGCCTGGGTCGCACCACTGGTCGCACCCGCCGTCGACCTGTCCATCCTCGGCCTCCTATTGGGCAGACGACACCTCGCCCTCCACGACGCCACACCAGACCAACTCCGACCAGCCCGCCGACTACTCACCTTCGCCAGCCTCACCACCCTCGCCCTCAACACCGCCGACCCACTCGTCACCGGCGCCTACGGCAAAGCGGCCTTCGACGCCGTCGGCCCACTCCTACTTATCGGCTGGGCCGAAGTCGGACCCGGACTGCTACAGGCCATCAGCACCATCAGCCCTCAACCGAAGGAAACAACCCACGCACACTCCAACGGAACCGATGCCAACACCGACGCCGCCACCACGAACACCGTCGCGATGAGGCCGAGCGAAGGGCCGGCCAGCGATACCACCAGCCGACCAGTAGCCATCACGCCCAACGGCGACCTGCTTGACCGCGCTCGGCACGAAGACACCCGCCACTGGACCATCCACCAGCGGCCCATCTCGGCCGAGACGCTCCGCAAGAACCTGCGCATCAGCGCGACGCGCTCACGGATGCTCGTCTCGATCATCCGAGCCGAACGGTCCGACGACCGAAACGCCGCTGTGGTGGCTGGTCAATCAATGTCGGAATAACCGGATGCCATACCGGGTGTCACGCTGTTGTCCCGGCGGCGGCTCGTCGCCCATTCGGCAATCAAGTTGGCCAACGCACTGACCGCCTGCTCGTACTGCTCGGCAGTCATCGGCACGGTTTCAATCTGGTCGACCGCGTAGTCCCGCCGACGGCGCTCGACCCGAGAATCGTCACTCACGCTGTCCATCATCAGCGGCCACCACAGCATCGAGCGGCATTGGCAGATCACTCGTCTGGGCGACTTGCCGAGATCACGGCCGGATCGGTGACTAACTGACTTGGCCAGACGTCTTCCGGCCTGATCGGCACCTCGTCTCGTTGACCTGCGGGTGCGTCGCGGCGAGCAGGCCTCTGCCCCTGCGCGACAACCGCCGTAGCGCACCGACTGCCGGCCGCTACGCGCACCCAAGATTGTTCTCCAGCGGGGCACGCACTGCGCCACCGGCGGCGCTGAAGACGCCCAACCCCGGTGCCAGAGTCGCACCGGCACACCGGGCTGGTCGCACCGCGCCCTTAGCGACCGGTGCTGTCGGTCAGCTCCTTACGGACCAGCTCCGCAAATCGCTCGTTGCGCACCGCCTCCCCCAGCGGCACTCCGGCGGCCCGTTCGGCGTCGATGGCCCGCTGGATCACCGGCAGCAGCTCGCGGACGACTAGCTTCTCCGCAGCCTCCGTATTCCAGATTACCTTCAGAATTTGGTCGCACTCTTTCTGCGCGACTTTACCATTGGGAGGCAGTTTCAGCGAACCGACCAGCTTCTGTCGAATCATCGCCATCAGGTGATATTGGGCGGGCCGGTAGCCGCGATTGATACGGTGGTTCCGGATCATCCACTCCAATCGGTACCAGGTTGCCGCAGCCGTGTAGTACAGGATCGATGGCTGGCCGGTGACGAACAGTTCGGTACCGCGTGCCTTGATCAGCTCCTGATAGTGGCCTACACGGGACGGTTCGTTTAGAAACATCGCCAGGTACGCGCGGCTGAGTTGGGCCCGGCTGATGACCCGGGTCTTCTCCACGTCCTTGCGTTCACTGTACTGTTTCGCCCGACGCTCATAGAACAACTGGCGCGGCTTGTCCCAGCCAAGGGTGAAAAAATCCTCCAGTTCCTTGTGGAAGTCCTCCCGTGCGGCTAGGTCCTCGTCGCTGACCGGGGTCTGCTGGTTGGTTGCGGCCACAATACCCTGGATCACGTCCTCGTCCACCGAGTGAACGATGTGGACGCTGACGAAAACTTGGTCGGTGAGTTGATCACGCTCGTGGAACAGCACGTGACAGGTCTGGCAGCCATTCACGATCTGAAAATCGTCCAACACGAAATCGTCGCCGACGCGGTCCAGTCTCCGGGTCACGATAGTGATGCCGTTGTTCATCACAGCGAACCTTTGCCGCTTGTCTCGATCCCGCAGGCTGTCCCGAATACCGCTGTTGACCCTGTTGTAGCCCTGGAAGGCACGTACGTTGCTCTCAAACAGGTTCTCACGCAGTTTGCCCGAGCCGTCGTCCAATATGGTGCAGACCAACTCCGGCGCGGAAATCAGCCTCACAAACGACTGTTCAACGCCGGGGCCCGCTGGCACCGCGAACTGTTTCGGTACCGGCAGGGTGACCCGGACGGTGCTAGTCGCCTGCTGGTACAACGTGCGCAGCTCCCGCCAGTTCACGCAGCGCACGTCGGTCGTATCGAATCGGTTGAGCTTGTCCAAATGTTTCTCGGCCGATCGCGCCTTACGGTTGACCATATCCGAGATTTGATCGCCGGTGGTCACATAACGGACGTGCAGTTGCGGCAGTTGGCCGGCCAGCCGGGCCGAGTTTTCGAACACGGCGTCCAGGCAGTCACGCAAGCTCGCCACGTCGGTCGACACATCGTACGGGATCCTGCCGGCCCCACACAGGTGACCGAGATTCTCTGCCAGGTCCGAGATCACCTTGGTTTCGAACTTGCCGCTGGTCTTGGCCTGGATGATCACTACCTGCACTTGCGGCCGCTTGCGTTTCATCGCCGCCTGCACTTCCGTCGGGTCCCGGTACAGGTCCCCATCGATCAGGACGGCGTACGCGTCGATGCCGAGATCGTTACCGCCCCCGGTGCGGTACACGTCTGGGTTGAATGGATCGTTATAATACGAACTGAGCACGCAATAAGCAGCAAATGCCTCGAACGCCTCGGACTCCGGCAATTCGGTCAAGTCCTGGTCCTGCTGGAAGCCCTTGACCAGGCTCTCGATCACCTTCTCCACGGCGGGTTCACTCCTTGCACGGGCATCAGTCACGCCGAGCGCGGACGATGACTTCTTCGACGGTCAACGGGCTCGACGGGTGGTAGCTCAGGCAGATTGGGGTGCGGATCTTCTGGAACGCCAAACCCTCGGCGACGGCGTAGAACTGGCCGGCGCCCAGCCGGGAGATGTCCGGCACCGAACTGGATTTCGCGGCTGCCATCTCCTTGGCAGCGGCGATCTGCGGCGGACTGTTGAGGAAGCCGAAGAATTGCGTAGCAGCGTTGCCGGAAATCCGATTGTGGATGCCGCGCGGCGCCTGTGTGGCGAACACCAGGCCGAGTCCGTACTTGCGGGCCTGCGAGGCCAACGCAAGGGTGCTGTACGTGCTTGCGGTAAGCGAACCGGACGGGGCGATGGTCTGCGCCTCGTCCATGACCAGCAGCCCGCCGAGTGGCCGGTCTCCGGCGGGATGCTGCTTGATCCAGGCGAACAGGGCCATTTGGAGTTGGTTGACGAAGCTCTGCCGTTGTTCCTCGGCAGGCAAGCCGATCAGGCTGATCACCGAGATCCGGGCGCGTTTGCCAGCCGCCGGGGTGAGCAGCACGCCCGGGTCCGCCGGCTCGCCAACGCCGCCGAACAACGGATCGTTGATCATAGCCGCGCGCAGTGTTTGCGCCATGTCCGCGGCCATTTCGTGCGCTTTGGCCAGTGGTGTTACGTCATCGGGCAGGTCACCGAGCAGGTCCAGGAAATAGCTGAGCTCGCCGCCAGCCTCGTGCGCGAAGTACTGCAACGCCTGGTTGAGAACCGCGCGGGACCGCTCGGCCTTCGCGGTTGCGCCGTCGGCGCGGGCGCGTGGTGCGAGCGCGGCGACAGCAGTGTCGATGGCCTGGCGGAACTCGTCCGGGTCGTCGGCGACCGCGGCGAAGTCGGGGAGCGGGCGAAACGTCAACGGCCGGCCTGTTTCCCGACGGGGCGTCCAGACCACGACGTCGGTGTTGCGAAGGTAGTCGTCGGCGCGGACCGAGTCGTCGGGTCCCCAAGCGTCCGGTGGCTGCGGCCATGAGTCGCCGAGCCGGGCCAGGTCGTTGTTGGGATCGAGCACGATGGCAGACACGCCACGCAGCGCACATTCCTCGACCAGCCGGCGGATCAACACCGTCTTACCCGACCCGGAACCGGCAAAAATCGCCGTGTGCTTTCGCAACGATTCCAACGCGATCGTCACCGCCGCGCCGGTGTCGATCCGGTCGCCGACGTGCAGCGTCACCGGGTCCACCGTCACCCCACCTGATGTCGCAGTGGCAAGGTTGGTGGTGTCCGGGTCGGCCATCGGCCAGGAGACATCGGACGGTCGTGGCGCAGGGGTCGGTTCGGGTTCGGGACCCGGTGGCTCCGCGTCATCCGGCGGGTCGCCGAACACCGCGCGCAGCAAGGCGGTGTGGCTGGCCGGGCGGCGACTGAGCAACCATGCGTTGAACTGAGCCGGTGGCTGGGTCGCAGCTAGTCGCTCCAATGCCACGAACGTGCGGAGGTCTGTCTCCAATGTCTCCTTTGGCAGTCGGATCACGACTCCGCCCGCCGTCTCGAATTCCTGGACCTTCTGTCGGGTCTTGCGACCGTTCGACCAATCGCCGGTGCGCAATAGGTAGACTTTACGTTTCGGCGCCGCCGGGTCCAGGCCGGTGGTACTCAGGACTCGGTCAATCCGGTTGATCACCGCTCGCCCATCACTCCACGCGATCGCCCGAAACGACCAATAAATCTTGTCCTCGGTGCTCTCGTCCAAGGTCCGTCGCAGTTCGGCGTGCAGGGCCGGATTGCCGGCGGCCATCGTCTCCGTAAGCACCTCGTACTGGAAGCGTTCTTCGCCCTGTTCGGCGACCCACCGATTCAAGGCGGGACACAAGAGGTCCGGTACGCGCTGATCCTCCTGGTACGGGTCGAGCGCCTTGTCGACCTCCGCGATGAGGTTGACATCGTTCACCAAGGCGGCCAGCTGTCGGTCTATCTCGGTGAGCGCGCCATGATCGACCGGAACGTTTGCGGGCCCCGGTCGCGGCGCGGCGGCGTCAGCGCGGCTCGACTCGGCGAGGCTGCTCAGTTCGATGACCTCATTTGCATCCAAGCACGCCTGAATGTGGGTGTCGACCCGGCGAATGAGGCCGCGAGCGGTGAACCGAACCGCGTCGGCGAACGCCTCCAAACTTATTGGCCAACTCGGATAGGGCGGAACGAAGCCAGCCTTTTCAAATTTGAGCGCGAACCGTCTTTCAATAAGCGCCTGCCCTACCGCCGCCGTCGGGATCGTATCCAATTGTTCGGCACGGCGGAATCGTTGCTCGACAGAGCCTGGCGCAAAGTCCCGGATGCCCTGCCAGACCAAGTCCATACAGGCGACCAGAACCAGTGACCGGCGGGTGGCTTCGCGCAGCTCCATGAGCCCGCTGCCGACATCCTCGAACAACCGCCGCCTAGGCAATCCTATCGGGTCCGATATAGCGTCGGAAGTAGTCTCAGATGTAGCGCTGTCGGTTCCTCGCTCCGACTGCTTGATCAGCGTATCGATTTGATCCAGCGCGATCACACTTGGTCCAGTGAGCGCGATCAACTTGAACAGTTCACTGACCATTTCGTGCGAAGTCCTAGCGTCGGCACGAAGGCCCCATTCGGCTCGTTCGCCAACTACCGATTCGCTTTCCGAGGAAAGGTAGGCGATGCCGACCTCCCTGGTTGTCACCGAATCGCTGGCGAGCAGCGCCAAGGCTCGCAGAGTGTGCCCGCATTCGAATGCGAGCCGCCGATCAACCTGATCCAGCGCCTCTACCATGCCATCAAGCCCGGCCCGGGTTGGTTTGTCCAGTCCCACGAGTTGCCGATGCAAGGGTTCGGGCAAGTTGAGTTTCCGGGACAGTTCCCGCCGCAGGATGACGCCCTGTTCCAAACCGTCAGTGCCGAACTGGAGCAGCCCGCTGAGCACGTCGAGCACAACCTTCTGCCAGAAAGATCGTTCGTGCCGTAGTTCAAGGGCGAAGAAGTAGCCGTCCGCCGCGCTGACTCGCTTCCGTACGGTGGCGACGAGGTGGGTCTTGCCCGAACCGGGCCGTCCGGTGACGACCACGCCGATCGGGCTCTCCGCGTCACTAGCCTTGGCGTCAGCGAAGCCAGCCATGACCGTCCGCAACGCCCGATCGTTAAGGCCGTCGACGTGCGCCTCGGGCTCCGTCCACACGCTTTCCCTGGTGGGCGCCCAGTTGGTCTTGGCTAGTTCCGTCAGTGCGTCGCGTTCGGCCGCCTTCATGACTGTTCGATGGACAGCAGGTGCACGTCCTCTCCGCCGGTGCGCAGCGCTGCGGCCCGGTCGGCCGGGGTCAGCGTTTTCTGGTTGAACTCAGGATTGAGCCGCACTGACGGTTCCAGGGCTAGCCGCAGAAGGGCGGCGTCCAGGTCGGAACGCGCCACGTCGGGGAAAGCGCGCCGCAGCCGAGTCAGGCTGACACCGGCACCAGGGGCGGTAGCCAATTCGGTGTACGCGGCGCAGATTCGATCCGTGATGTCAACGGCCGGGGCTGTCGACTCGTCGTCGAGGACAAAGATGTCCGCGATACGCAGGTCGGATCGTGCCATGAAAACGGCGAACCGGCGGGTCAGCGAGTATTGCAGCCGTGTGGCTTTTGGAGCGCCCTTCGGGGTGGGGCTGCCCAGTTCGTCACTGCAGCGCCGCCAACCCTCGTCGGTCAGTTCGTGCACCCATGCCCTGTATCGACCGGTCTGCCGCGCCTTGATGTAGCCCAACTCGACCAGATGTTCCCTCTCCTCCTTCTTGATCTTGATGCCCAGTTCGTCCGCGAGGTTGGCATTCGACGCCTCGCGGATCAGGGTCATCAGCGCGAGCAGCGCAGATCGTTCCGGCAGTGTCAGGTGCGGGTCCGCCATGGGTCCGAACGTACCTGGATACCGACATGACGGGGAGAGTCATCGCCGGAATGACGCATTGATCCCGATGGGCCTTGACGCTGGGCATTAACACGAAAGGAGTAACCGCGACGGGGTCGGCGCACGAGCCAACGCCGGGGAGTACACCAATCCGGTCGGCGTTGTCCTTAGTCAAGACGGCCTCCCACGCTCCGGGGCCATGTGAGTGGAAGCTCCGTGGCGCCGCACCGTCCTCGGTTGGCTCACCCCCTTCACCGCGACGGCAAAGGAGGCACGGCCTCACCAACGACCAGAGTGACGACGCCGAGCACCCCTACCGCCTAGGCTGGTCACTCGCCCGCGTCGGCAACCGCTGGAGCATGTCCAAGAACCGGAAAGTTCTGGTTGTGAAACCCGACGTAGGTCATAGATCATGGCCCCAGACAGGCCGCGAGTCGCTGAGCTGCGCATTCGCGCCTTAGATCGGCGAAGTTTAGGGCACTAATTCGGGAAGCATGCTTGCCGCGTCAGGTCCACGCCGAGTCCTCTCGCAGGTGCAACCCTGGCTTGTGCCGTACCCTGCACGGCACGCCAGCACCGCCACCCCGGCATGGCAGGCGCATAGACGTCGGCTGGCCACAGATGACGTGCCAACCACCGGTGTATTCGTTGCGGGCCAGGAACACTCGTTCCCCGCTGTCCGCGGTGGCCTGAACCGTCCGGTTGGCGTAGGTTCGCTCGACGGTGTATCGGTCGGCAACATCGGATGTCGCCTGATCAGCAAGCATCCAGCGCTTGACTTCTAGCGCCGCGCCGCGAGTCGGCGGCGTGGCCATCTCGCGCTGCCACTGTTCAGCAGCCTCCGCTTCCTCGCGCACCTTTCGGGCCGCCGCATCAGCCTGCTCGATCTCCCATCGCGAGCGCCCCTGAGACCGCTTGCTGTGCGTTCCGCACGGCTGCTTCTTCTTGTTCACACACTGCTCACCGGGCGCAGCCTGGCAGACCGGGCACTCGTAATTGTCCCGGGCAGGGTCGTGCACGACGACAACAGTGTCGTCATACAGACCCGTGCCTCGCGGATCCACGAACCGGGAGACGAATTTGGTCACACCGTAGGTGACGGACTCAAAGCCGCCGTTGCGACCAACCACCAGCTCAGTGATGGGACCGTACTTACGAAGCGCCTCGGCCGGGTGTCAACGGTCATTGGGAACTCCGGGCGGGCGGACAGCTGGTCTGCGGGCTGGCGGACAGTACTTGTCCGGGCTGATGGACAGCGGTTCTCCGGATCTTGGTTAGGTCAAGGGGACCACCCCCTTGCCCGCGATGGCTTCGGCGAGGCGGTGGCTGTCCGCCTTTTGGTGGGTGACCAGGTGGGCGTGGTGCAGTAGCCGGTCGACGGTGGCCGTGGCGAGGGTTTTCGGCATGATCGAGTCGAACCCGCTGGGATGGATGTTGCTGGTCACCGCGATCGAGCGGCGTTCGTAGGCGGCGTCGATGATCCGGTAGAACGCCTCGGCGGCGTCCTGCCCGGCGGGCAGCATCCCGATGTCGTCGACGACGATGAGGTCGCAGCCGCAGATCCGGGAGATCGTGCGGGCCACCGAGCCGTCGACCTTGGCTTTGCCGACCGCGGCGGTCAAGGTTTCCAGGGTGAACCAGGACACCCGCATGTCGTTCTCGATCGCCGAGTGCGCGAGGGCTTCCACGAAGTGCGACTTCCCGGTGCCCGACGGCCCCGCGACGGCCAGGTTCTCTTGTCTTCCAATCCATTCCAATGTGGACAGTGAGTTCTGGGTAGCCTCGGAGATCGAGGATTCCTCGGCGCGCCAGGAGGAGAACGTCTTGCCGGTGGGGAAGTTCGCGGTCTTGCGCCGCATCCGCCGGGTCGCGGCGCCGCGGCCGGTGACTCCTCGCCGAGCAGGACGCGCAGCACCTCGGCGGGATCCCAGCGTTGCGCCCGCGCGGTGGCCAGGACGTCGGGTGCGGCTTTGCGCAGGTAGGGCCAGCCGCATCCGGCGCAGCACCAGGTCCAGTTCCTCAGGCGCAGGGCGGGGGCTTTGGGGGCTGCTCACTGGCCGAACACCTCCCCAGCCGCGCTGGTGCCCGGTTGCGCGGAGTGGGCCTCATCGGCCACCACCACGTCACTCGGCGGCCCGGGAGGAGGTCAGGTGGTCCAGGATCGAGGCGAGGTCGTCCTCGGCGAACCGGCCCGCGATCGCCGCCAGCCCCCAGCGCGTCGTCGACCCGGCCGGCATCCAGGATCGCCGCCAGTTCCACCGCGCGGGCCATCTTGACCCCGGATCCGGGTCACCCCGGTCGCAGCGGCTTCGGCTTCGACCAGCCACCGGCGAGCACCCTCGCCGAGGGCGAGGAACGCGACCTCCTCCGGAGTGCGTGCCCTGACCTTCGGCGGGCGAGGCAGATTCCCGCCCGGATGGTGCGGGTAGTGCGCGTCGTCGATGCGGAGAAACCCGGAGTGGACAGCACATGCCGGGCGATCCTCGGTCAGCCCCGGCGGTGGTGTCGCCGACGATGACCAGCTCGTCGCCGGTGACGCGGGCCCAGACCTTGCTGCCCTGGTGCCCGTCGGGGGTGGAGTAGCGCACCGACCCGAACCGGATCGTCTGGTCATCGTCGACCAGGCGCTCCTCGCCGAGGGCGATCGCGTGCGGTTCGGCGGGCAGGACGTGCAGATGCTGCAGTTCGGTGGCCAGCCGGACATCCGGAGCGGCCCCGGTCTCGCCGGTGGGTGCGGGCGTTGACCCGCTCGCACCACTCGACACACGCGTCCGCCAGGTCGGCGAACGTCGAGTAGGCGGGCAGCAGGTTCGCCGTGGTGGGCACCAGGTCCGCCTTGGCGATCTTGACGGTGTGCTCGGCGCCGCCCTTGGACTCGGGGTCGAACGGCTCACA
This window of the Amycolatopsis balhimycina FH 1894 genome carries:
- a CDS encoding helix-turn-helix domain-containing protein, with translation MLLVDGPELTIEPPTPRHSASTNSNRRFRLDNDQTQQLIAAYQAGSTVYQLAAQFDIERRTVSAILHRHNVPMRRRGLTDNQIDDAERLYQQGWSLARIGNRMDVTADTVRARLLERGVAMRDTQGRPRTDASSEAGELR
- a CDS encoding ATP-binding protein, producing the protein MKAAERDALTELAKTNWAPTRESVWTEPEAHVDGLNDRALRTVMAGFADAKASDAESPIGVVVTGRPGSGKTHLVATVRKRVSAADGYFFALELRHERSFWQKVVLDVLSGLLQFGTDGLEQGVILRRELSRKLNLPEPLHRQLVGLDKPTRAGLDGMVEALDQVDRRLAFECGHTLRALALLASDSVTTREVGIAYLSSESESVVGERAEWGLRADARTSHEMVSELFKLIALTGPSVIALDQIDTLIKQSERGTDSATSETTSDAISDPIGLPRRRLFEDVGSGLMELREATRRSLVLVACMDLVWQGIRDFAPGSVEQRFRRAEQLDTIPTAAVGQALIERRFALKFEKAGFVPPYPSWPISLEAFADAVRFTARGLIRRVDTHIQACLDANEVIELSSLAESSRADAAAPRPGPANVPVDHGALTEIDRQLAALVNDVNLIAEVDKALDPYQEDQRVPDLLCPALNRWVAEQGEERFQYEVLTETMAAGNPALHAELRRTLDESTEDKIYWSFRAIAWSDGRAVINRIDRVLSTTGLDPAAPKRKVYLLRTGDWSNGRKTRQKVQEFETAGGVVIRLPKETLETDLRTFVALERLAATQPPAQFNAWLLSRRPASHTALLRAVFGDPPDDAEPPGPEPEPTPAPRPSDVSWPMADPDTTNLATATSGGVTVDPVTLHVGDRIDTGAAVTIALESLRKHTAIFAGSGSGKTVLIRRLVEECALRGVSAIVLDPNNDLARLGDSWPQPPDAWGPDDSVRADDYLRNTDVVVWTPRRETGRPLTFRPLPDFAAVADDPDEFRQAIDTAVAALAPRARADGATAKAERSRAVLNQALQYFAHEAGGELSYFLDLLGDLPDDVTPLAKAHEMAADMAQTLRAAMINDPLFGGVGEPADPGVLLTPAAGKRARISVISLIGLPAEEQRQSFVNQLQMALFAWIKQHPAGDRPLGGLLVMDEAQTIAPSGSLTASTYSTLALASQARKYGLGLVFATQAPRGIHNRISGNAATQFFGFLNSPPQIAAAKEMAAAKSSSVPDISRLGAGQFYAVAEGLAFQKIRTPICLSYHPSSPLTVEEVIVRARRD
- a CDS encoding ATP-binding protein — encoded protein: MRRKTANFPTGKTFSSWRAEESSISEATQNSLSTLEWIGRQENLAVAGPSGTGKSHFVEALAHSAIENDMRVSWFTLETLTAAVGKAKVDGSVARTISRICGCDLIVVDDIGMLPAGQDAAEAFYRIIDAAYERRSIAVTSNIHPSGFDSIMPKTLATATVDRLLHHAHLVTHQKADSHRLAEAIAGKGVVPLT
- a CDS encoding AIPR family protein, with the translated sequence MEKVIESLVKGFQQDQDLTELPESEAFEAFAAYCVLSSYYNDPFNPDVYRTGGGNDLGIDAYAVLIDGDLYRDPTEVQAAMKRKRPQVQVVIIQAKTSGKFETKVISDLAENLGHLCGAGRIPYDVSTDVASLRDCLDAVFENSARLAGQLPQLHVRYVTTGDQISDMVNRKARSAEKHLDKLNRFDTTDVRCVNWRELRTLYQQATSTVRVTLPVPKQFAVPAGPGVEQSFVRLISAPELVCTILDDGSGKLRENLFESNVRAFQGYNRVNSGIRDSLRDRDKRQRFAVMNNGITIVTRRLDRVGDDFVLDDFQIVNGCQTCHVLFHERDQLTDQVFVSVHIVHSVDEDVIQGIVAATNQQTPVSDEDLAAREDFHKELEDFFTLGWDKPRQLFYERRAKQYSERKDVEKTRVISRAQLSRAYLAMFLNEPSRVGHYQELIKARGTELFVTGQPSILYYTAAATWYRLEWMIRNHRINRGYRPAQYHLMAMIRQKLVGSLKLPPNGKVAQKECDQILKVIWNTEAAEKLVVRELLPVIQRAIDAERAAGVPLGEAVRNERFAELVRKELTDSTGR